The following coding sequences lie in one Prosthecobacter vanneervenii genomic window:
- a CDS encoding DUF1501 domain-containing protein: protein MLPTRRSFLNRSAYGIGGIALATLLKEQNLLASPEQIGPRHFDLKPKAPHGFGQAKAMISMFMQGGPSHMDLFDPKPELTRYDGKDFPGEVKYDDAAGASRECMGSPWKFKKHGQCGMDVSELLPHFSNIVDDVTLIRSMHSGVNNHGQAIYALLNGQITGGRPTLGSWLTYGLGSENQDLPAYVALTDPRGLPVLGVDNWSNGWLPSLYQGTVIRPKEPRIPNLDAPLSLQGDAQARYLNFVQRLNREHLEARPGEADLEARIQSFELAARMQTAAKEALDISKESAATKKLYGLDNPAAAEFGTRCLIARRLVERGVRCVSLFTGNQTWDNHQNIRTLLPAACLYVDQGAAALVIDLKQRGLLDTTIVHWGGEMGRLPVIQNRSGSKDRTTVGRDHNTYGFSMWVAGGGFKAGHIHGETDDFGHKAVKDVVNHYDYHATLLHLFGLDAKHLSYRRNGTEQVLVENPQARVVSEILA, encoded by the coding sequence ATGCTCCCCACGCGCCGCTCCTTTCTAAACCGCTCCGCCTACGGCATCGGCGGCATCGCTTTGGCCACGCTGCTCAAGGAGCAGAATCTCCTGGCCAGCCCGGAGCAGATCGGGCCGCGCCACTTTGACCTCAAGCCCAAGGCTCCGCACGGCTTTGGCCAGGCCAAGGCCATGATCTCCATGTTCATGCAGGGTGGGCCCAGCCACATGGACCTCTTTGACCCGAAGCCCGAGCTGACCCGCTACGATGGCAAAGACTTCCCCGGCGAGGTGAAGTACGACGACGCCGCAGGTGCCAGCCGCGAGTGCATGGGCAGCCCGTGGAAATTCAAAAAGCACGGCCAGTGCGGCATGGATGTCAGCGAACTGCTGCCGCACTTCTCCAACATCGTCGATGATGTCACGCTCATCCGCTCCATGCACAGCGGCGTGAATAATCACGGCCAGGCCATCTACGCCCTGCTCAATGGCCAGATCACCGGAGGCCGCCCTACGCTGGGCAGCTGGCTAACGTATGGCCTCGGCTCAGAAAACCAGGACCTGCCCGCCTATGTGGCGCTTACGGACCCTCGCGGCCTGCCCGTACTGGGCGTGGACAACTGGAGCAACGGCTGGCTGCCATCGCTTTATCAGGGCACCGTCATCCGTCCCAAGGAGCCGCGCATTCCCAATCTCGACGCGCCTCTCAGCCTGCAAGGCGATGCGCAGGCGCGTTACCTCAACTTTGTGCAGCGCCTCAATCGTGAGCACCTGGAGGCCCGCCCCGGAGAAGCGGATCTTGAGGCGCGCATCCAGAGCTTTGAGCTGGCCGCCCGCATGCAGACCGCCGCCAAGGAGGCGCTGGACATCAGCAAAGAAAGCGCCGCCACCAAGAAGCTCTACGGTCTGGACAATCCCGCCGCCGCCGAGTTCGGCACGCGCTGCCTCATCGCCCGCCGCCTGGTGGAGCGCGGTGTGCGCTGCGTCTCGCTCTTCACAGGAAACCAGACCTGGGACAACCACCAGAACATCCGCACCCTGCTGCCCGCCGCCTGCCTCTACGTCGATCAAGGTGCTGCCGCCCTCGTTATCGACCTCAAGCAGCGCGGCTTGCTGGACACCACCATCGTCCACTGGGGCGGCGAGATGGGCCGCCTGCCCGTCATTCAAAATCGCTCTGGCTCCAAGGACCGCACCACGGTGGGCCGCGACCACAACACCTACGGCTTCAGCATGTGGGTGGCCGGCGGCGGCTTTAAAGCCGGTCACATCCACGGCGAGACCGACGACTTCGGCCACAAGGCTGTGAAAGACGTGGTGAACCACTACGACTACCACGCCACCTTGCTGCACCTCTTCGGCCTCGATGCCAAGCACCTCAGCTATCGCCGCAACGGCACCGAACAGGTGCTGGTGGAGAACCCGCAGGCGCGGGTGGTGAGTGAGATTCTGGCGTGA
- the xseA gene encoding exodeoxyribonuclease VII large subunit — protein sequence MPEDADVLSVTQLTREIRDVLEGHIGSVWVEGEISNHRLQSSGHQYFTLKDAGAQLSCVMFRGAAARTSVRIQDGALMQVYGEISVYEPRGQYQMVVKQVQAKGKGTLQERFEALKRRLHAEGLFDPQHKRAVPRFPRVVALVTSPTGAAIQDMLNILTRRAPWVRVLVFPVRVQGQGAELEIVRALRVMGAAEDFGLPVPDTIVVGRGGGSLEDLWCFNEEVLARAIAECPIPVISAVGHEIDFTIADFVADLRAPTPSAAAELLAPDSAELQRYFDGIARMLSTRVTTVLEHQQQVLELTAKGALRHAPERLIQQAEQGIDDHESRLREAVREQIRTWADDLSQKQQVLAAHHPRVQLTEAVHRAETCAHRLQQGLLHRLDRLADRLQSRAELLRHIGPDAVLARGFSYTTNAEGKVLKDATEVQAGEEVVTRLAKGAVRSVVKG from the coding sequence ATGCCTGAAGACGCCGACGTCCTTTCCGTCACCCAGCTCACGCGCGAAATCCGCGATGTGCTGGAGGGCCACATCGGCAGCGTGTGGGTGGAGGGGGAGATCAGCAATCACCGCCTGCAGTCCTCCGGGCACCAATACTTCACGCTCAAGGATGCCGGGGCTCAGCTCTCCTGTGTGATGTTTCGCGGCGCGGCGGCGCGCACCAGCGTGCGCATTCAGGACGGCGCGCTGATGCAGGTGTATGGCGAGATCAGCGTGTACGAGCCGCGCGGCCAGTACCAGATGGTAGTGAAGCAGGTGCAGGCAAAAGGGAAGGGCACGCTGCAGGAGAGATTTGAGGCGCTGAAGCGCCGCCTGCATGCGGAGGGGCTCTTTGATCCGCAGCACAAGCGCGCCGTGCCGCGCTTTCCCCGCGTGGTGGCGCTCGTCACCTCGCCCACCGGTGCGGCCATTCAGGACATGCTGAACATCCTCACGCGGCGTGCGCCTTGGGTGCGGGTGTTGGTCTTCCCCGTGCGGGTGCAGGGGCAGGGGGCCGAGCTGGAGATCGTGCGTGCGCTGCGCGTGATGGGCGCGGCGGAGGATTTTGGCCTGCCGGTGCCGGACACCATCGTGGTAGGGCGTGGTGGTGGCAGCTTGGAGGACCTGTGGTGCTTCAATGAGGAGGTGCTGGCTCGGGCCATCGCCGAGTGCCCCATCCCCGTCATCTCCGCTGTGGGGCATGAGATTGATTTCACCATCGCCGACTTTGTGGCGGATCTGCGTGCGCCCACGCCGAGCGCTGCTGCCGAATTGCTGGCCCCGGACAGCGCCGAGTTGCAGCGGTATTTTGATGGCATCGCCCGCATGCTGAGCACGCGCGTGACCACCGTGCTGGAGCATCAGCAGCAGGTGCTGGAGCTCACGGCCAAAGGAGCGCTGCGTCATGCGCCGGAACGCCTCATCCAGCAGGCCGAGCAGGGGATCGACGACCACGAGTCACGCCTGCGCGAGGCCGTGCGCGAGCAAATCCGCACCTGGGCGGACGATCTCTCTCAGAAGCAGCAGGTGCTCGCCGCGCATCATCCGCGTGTGCAACTCACCGAGGCCGTGCACCGCGCGGAGACCTGTGCGCACCGCCTGCAGCAGGGCTTGCTTCATCGGCTGGATCGTCTGGCCGACCGCCTGCAGTCGCGGGCGGAGCTGCTCCGGCACATCGGTCCGGACGCCGTGCTGGCCCGCGGTTTCTCCTACACCACCAATGCCGAGGGCAAAGTGCTCAAGGACGCCACCGAAGTGCAGGCCGGAGAGGAAGTGGTGACCCGCCTGGCGAAGGGCGCGGTGAGGAGTGTGGTGAAAGGCTAA
- a CDS encoding DMT family protein: protein MNWPVIKAVLLLLTSNIFMTFAWYGHLKDLKSKPWFIAALISWGIAFFEYIFQVPANRIGSASLTLPQLKIIQEVITLTVFVPFVVFYMKESLKWDYLWAGLCMCGAVYFIFRK, encoded by the coding sequence ATGAACTGGCCTGTGATCAAAGCCGTGCTGCTGCTGCTGACCTCCAATATTTTCATGACCTTCGCCTGGTACGGGCACCTGAAGGACCTGAAGTCCAAGCCTTGGTTCATCGCGGCCCTGATCAGTTGGGGGATCGCGTTTTTTGAATACATCTTCCAGGTGCCGGCCAACCGCATTGGCAGCGCTTCTTTGACACTGCCGCAGCTCAAGATCATCCAGGAGGTCATCACCCTGACGGTCTTTGTGCCTTTCGTGGTGTTTTACATGAAGGAGTCTCTGAAATGGGATTACCTCTGGGCTGGCCTTTGCATGTGCGGGGCGGTGTATTTCATTTTCCGGAAGTGA
- a CDS encoding COG3415 family protein: protein MATLSIKKREQIVSAYDKGKSTRDEIAERFKVSLGMVKKLLQQRRDTGSIEPRHHLAGRKKLIQDKHRDKMRRLLERKPGLTLAALRDALGLECTLPAIHYVLADMGLTRKKRQAAATPRKAGKPAKRVVSKSRRKAR from the coding sequence ATGGCCACTCTTTCCATCAAGAAGCGGGAGCAGATCGTCAGCGCCTACGACAAAGGGAAAAGCACCCGGGATGAAATCGCCGAGCGTTTCAAGGTGTCTCTGGGAATGGTGAAGAAGCTGCTGCAACAGCGGCGGGACACTGGCAGCATCGAGCCCAGGCACCATCTGGCCGGACGCAAAAAGCTCATTCAGGACAAGCACCGCGACAAAATGCGCAGGCTGCTGGAGCGCAAGCCGGGGCTGACCCTGGCCGCGCTGCGGGACGCCCTGGGGCTGGAGTGCACCCTGCCAGCCATCCACTATGTGCTGGCGGACATGGGGCTGACGCGCAAAAAGCGCCAAGCCGCAGCTACTCCCAGGAAAGCCGGCAAACCCGCCAAGCGCGTGGTCTCCAAGAGCAGGCGCAAGGCGCGCTGA
- a CDS encoding L,D-transpeptidase family protein, producing the protein MMPRRLLTFLALSLASCNTMQTTGNNAFHYSRRFVTQEIPRASRFVWKGVTGLFGPNDGSFWYADDMRGRPSVVINLSEQMVYLFKGGQLAGGSPISSGSEGYDTRPGRYSVIEKDIDHKSSIYGDYEDYQGNVIMQNINNRTDPRPPGTRFEGAKMYYFMRIYGGVGMHQGYLPGYPASHGCIRLPGHMAEKFYREVRLGTPVEVVP; encoded by the coding sequence ATGATGCCACGCCGACTGCTTACTTTTCTCGCGCTCAGTCTCGCCAGTTGCAACACGATGCAGACGACGGGCAACAATGCCTTTCATTACAGCCGCCGGTTTGTGACGCAGGAGATCCCGCGTGCCTCGCGTTTTGTGTGGAAGGGGGTCACGGGGCTCTTCGGTCCAAATGATGGTTCTTTCTGGTATGCTGATGACATGCGGGGCCGGCCCAGCGTGGTGATCAATCTGAGCGAGCAGATGGTTTACCTCTTCAAAGGAGGACAGCTCGCAGGGGGATCTCCCATTTCCTCTGGTTCGGAGGGGTATGACACACGCCCGGGCAGGTACAGCGTCATTGAAAAAGACATCGACCACAAGTCTTCCATCTACGGCGACTATGAGGACTATCAGGGCAATGTGATCATGCAGAACATCAACAACCGGACGGATCCGCGCCCGCCGGGCACGCGTTTTGAGGGGGCAAAGATGTACTACTTCATGCGTATCTACGGCGGCGTGGGCATGCACCAGGGCTACCTGCCGGGCTACCCCGCCTCCCATGGCTGCATCCGTCTGCCAGGGCACATGGCGGAGAAGTTTTACCGCGAGGTGCGACTGGGCACTCCGGTGGAAGTGGTCCCGTGA